A single Anopheles maculipalpis chromosome 3RL, idAnoMacuDA_375_x, whole genome shotgun sequence DNA region contains:
- the LOC126563276 gene encoding uncharacterized protein KIAA1143 homolog produces the protein MSKRNVAFIKPDEPDFLKRMKAQIGYREGPSVDDKGEAIENFDDSDDEEQEDEKPQVVVIKEGDLTEAEATQAFKEESEKPADLNQKVVFKSRKPKPDKSEEHPKPKPENKKDKKAKQKQEKSKLSFNDEDEEEY, from the exons ATGTCCAAGCGTAATGTAGCTTTCATTAAGCCGGACGAGCCAGATTTTCTAAAAAGAATGAAAGCTCAAATCGGCTATCGAGAAGGACCATCGGTAGACGACAAG GGAGAAGCAATAGAAAACTTCGACGACTCTGATGATGAGGAACAAGAGGATGAAAAACCACAGGTGGTTGTAATTAAAGAAGGCGATTTAACGGAAGCGGAAGCTACACAAGCATTCAAAG AGGAAAGCGAAAAACCAGCCGATCTCAATCAGAAGGTTGTATTCAAATCGAGAAAGCCCAAACCAGATAAAAGTGAAGAACACCCAAAACCAAAgccggaaaacaaaaaggataaaaaggcaaaacagaaacaggaAAAGAGTAAACTGTCCTTCAACGATGAAGATGAGGAAGAGTACTAG